The following are encoded together in the Streptomyces sp. NBC_01465 genome:
- a CDS encoding class III extradiol dioxygenase subunit B-like domain-containing protein: protein MLVAAAVCPCPPLLVPEVAAGAAAELDGARDACLDALGVLAVSRPDRLVVVGPAGAEGRGTHPQGAVGSFAGFGVDLRVRLGAGDAAPERELPPSLAVAAWLLERTGWTDAPVEALGVGEPLATDRCLEAGRGLAAGAERVALLVMGDGSACRTLKAPGYLDERATAFDAEAARALGAADTAALTALDAALAYELKVAGRAPWQVLAGAAEGARLGGELLYEDAPYGVGYFVAAWS from the coding sequence ATGCTCGTAGCCGCCGCCGTCTGTCCCTGTCCGCCGCTGCTCGTGCCCGAGGTCGCCGCCGGTGCCGCGGCCGAACTCGACGGGGCGCGGGACGCCTGTCTCGACGCCCTCGGGGTGCTGGCCGTCTCCCGGCCCGACCGGCTGGTGGTCGTCGGGCCCGCCGGGGCCGAGGGGCGCGGGACGCATCCGCAGGGGGCGGTCGGGTCCTTCGCCGGGTTCGGAGTGGATCTTCGCGTACGGCTCGGGGCCGGCGACGCCGCCCCGGAGCGGGAGCTTCCGCCGTCGCTGGCCGTGGCGGCCTGGCTCCTGGAGCGCACCGGCTGGACCGACGCCCCCGTGGAAGCGCTGGGCGTCGGCGAACCGCTCGCCACCGACCGCTGCCTGGAGGCGGGACGGGGTCTGGCCGCCGGCGCGGAGCGCGTCGCCCTCCTGGTGATGGGTGACGGCAGCGCCTGTCGCACGCTGAAGGCGCCCGGCTACCTGGACGAGCGGGCCACCGCGTTCGACGCGGAAGCGGCCCGGGCGCTGGGCGCGGCCGACACCGCGGCGCTCACGGCGCTGGACGCGGCACTGGCGTACGAACTCAAGGTCGCGGGCCGCGCCCCCTGGCAGGTCCTCGCGGGGGCCGCCGAGGGCGCACGGCTGGGCGGGGAGCTGCTGTACGAGGACGCGCCGTACGGCGTCGGGTACTTCGTGGCCGCCTGGTCCTAG
- a CDS encoding antitoxin — MGFLDSLKAKLAPAKDKVGDLAQQHGDKIEQGLDKAAQTVDSKTKGKYSDKIETGTDKAKDALGRLSNKDDGSGTTPPAA; from the coding sequence ATGGGATTTCTGGACAGCCTGAAGGCCAAGCTCGCACCCGCCAAGGACAAGGTCGGAGACCTCGCCCAGCAGCACGGGGACAAGATCGAACAAGGCCTGGACAAGGCCGCCCAGACGGTCGACTCCAAGACCAAGGGCAAATACAGCGACAAGATCGAGACGGGCACGGACAAGGCGAAGGACGCGCTGGGCCGTCTCTCGAACAAGGACGACGGCTCGGGCACCACGCCCCCTGCCGCCTGA
- the hflX gene encoding GTPase HflX has protein sequence MTSSSSPSQDARDAESGEHAQSFNESLRADALMEEDVAWSHEIDGERDGDQYDRSERAALRRVAGLSTELEDVTEVEYRQLRLERVVLVGVWTSGTAQDAENSLAELAALAETAGAQVLDGVVQRRDKPDPATYIGSGKAQELRDIVLESGADTVVCDGELSPGQLIHLEDVVKVKVVDRTALILDIFAQHAKSREGKAQVSLAQMQYMLPRLRGWGQSLSRQMGGGGSSGGGGMATRGPGETKIETDRRRIREKMAKMRREIAEMKTGRDIKRQERKRNKVPSVAIAGYTNAGKSSLLNRLTGAGVLVENSLFATLDPTVRRAETPTGRVYTLADTVGFVRHLPHHLVEAFRSTMEEVGDSDLILHVVDGSHPVPEEQLAAVREVIRDVGATDVPEVVVINKADAADPLVLQRLLRTERHAIAVSARTGAGIAELLAIIDAELPRPQVEIEALVPYTHGGLVARAHTEGEVISEEHTPEGTLLKARVHEELASDLAQYVPAKG, from the coding sequence ATGACCTCCTCTTCTTCCCCTTCCCAGGACGCGCGGGACGCCGAGAGCGGCGAGCACGCGCAGAGCTTCAACGAGAGCCTCCGGGCCGATGCCCTGATGGAAGAGGACGTCGCCTGGAGCCACGAGATCGACGGAGAGCGTGACGGCGATCAGTACGACCGCTCCGAGCGTGCCGCACTGCGCCGTGTCGCGGGCCTCTCCACCGAACTCGAGGACGTCACCGAGGTCGAGTACCGCCAGCTGCGCCTCGAGCGGGTCGTGCTGGTCGGCGTCTGGACCTCCGGAACCGCGCAGGACGCGGAGAACTCCCTCGCGGAGCTCGCCGCGCTCGCCGAGACGGCGGGTGCTCAGGTGCTCGACGGTGTCGTGCAGCGCCGCGACAAGCCCGACCCGGCCACGTACATCGGCTCGGGCAAGGCCCAGGAGCTGCGGGACATCGTGCTCGAATCCGGGGCGGACACCGTCGTGTGCGACGGTGAACTCAGCCCCGGCCAGCTGATCCATCTCGAGGACGTCGTCAAGGTCAAGGTGGTCGACAGGACCGCGCTGATCCTCGACATCTTCGCCCAGCACGCCAAGTCCCGAGAGGGCAAGGCACAGGTCTCGCTGGCGCAGATGCAGTACATGCTGCCCAGGCTCCGGGGCTGGGGTCAGTCGCTGTCGCGCCAGATGGGCGGCGGCGGGTCCAGCGGTGGCGGCGGCATGGCCACCCGTGGTCCCGGTGAGACCAAGATCGAGACGGACCGGCGCCGTATCCGCGAGAAGATGGCGAAGATGCGCCGGGAGATCGCGGAGATGAAGACCGGCCGTGACATCAAGCGCCAGGAGCGCAAGCGCAACAAGGTGCCTTCGGTGGCGATCGCCGGATACACCAACGCCGGAAAGTCCTCGCTGCTCAACCGCCTCACGGGCGCGGGCGTGCTGGTGGAGAACTCACTGTTCGCCACCCTCGACCCGACCGTGCGCCGGGCCGAGACGCCGACCGGCCGGGTCTACACCCTGGCCGACACCGTCGGGTTCGTACGGCATCTGCCGCACCACCTCGTCGAGGCGTTCCGCTCCACCATGGAGGAGGTCGGTGACTCCGATCTGATCCTGCACGTGGTGGACGGCTCGCACCCGGTGCCGGAGGAGCAGCTCGCGGCGGTGCGCGAGGTGATCAGGGACGTCGGCGCGACCGACGTGCCCGAGGTCGTGGTGATCAACAAGGCGGACGCGGCCGATCCGCTCGTACTGCAGCGGCTGCTGCGCACCGAGCGTCACGCCATCGCGGTCTCGGCCCGTACGGGCGCGGGGATCGCGGAACTGCTCGCGATCATCGACGCCGAACTGCCCCGCCCGCAGGTGGAGATCGAGGCACTCGTGCCGTACACGCACGGTGGACTGGTGGCCCGCGCCCACACCGAGGGTGAGGTGATCTCCGAGGAGCACACCCCGGAGGGCACTCTGCTCAAGGCGCGGGTGCACGAGGAACTGGCGTCCGACCTGGCGCAGTACGTGCCGGCGAAGGGCTGA
- a CDS encoding diaminobutyrate--2-oxoglutarate transaminase family protein: MAVTEGIAHEGILRRQSLRESAARTYARSLPIVPVRARGLTIEGADGRRYLDCLSGAGTLALGHNHPAVLEAVKKVIDSGAPLHVLDLATPVKDAFTTELFATLPPGLADNARVQFCGPAGTDAVEAALKLVRTATGRSGLLAFTGAYHGMTEGALAASGGAPDVRVTRLPYPQEYRCPFGVGGERGAELSSRWTQTLLDDPKSGVAAPAGMILEPVQGEGGVIPAPDDWLRRMRRITADRSIPLIADEVQTGVGRTGAFWAVEHSGIVPDVMVLSKAIGGSLPLAVVVYRSELDAWEPGAHAGTFRGNQLAMAAGAATLRHVRENRLAERAATLGARMLGRLQGLAADHPRIGDVRGKGLMIGVELVAPEAEDLTAAGPPPADPALAAAVQRECLDRGLIVELGGRHSSVVRLLPPLTITDEQAEAVLDRLADALSAAERTHRPRETGPSH; the protein is encoded by the coding sequence GTGGCCGTGACCGAGGGGATCGCGCACGAGGGAATCCTGCGGCGCCAGTCGCTGCGCGAGTCGGCGGCTCGCACCTATGCGAGGTCGCTGCCCATCGTGCCCGTACGGGCACGCGGGCTGACGATCGAAGGTGCGGACGGACGGCGGTATCTCGACTGCCTCTCCGGGGCCGGGACCCTCGCGCTGGGTCACAACCATCCCGCGGTCCTCGAAGCGGTCAAGAAGGTCATCGACTCGGGCGCCCCGTTGCACGTCCTGGACCTGGCCACACCCGTCAAGGACGCCTTCACCACCGAGTTGTTCGCCACTCTGCCGCCCGGGCTTGCCGACAACGCGCGGGTGCAGTTCTGCGGACCGGCCGGCACGGACGCGGTCGAGGCCGCGCTCAAGCTGGTCCGTACGGCGACCGGGCGCAGCGGACTGCTCGCCTTCACCGGCGCCTACCACGGCATGACCGAGGGCGCGCTGGCCGCATCCGGTGGTGCGCCGGACGTACGGGTGACACGGCTGCCGTACCCCCAGGAGTACCGCTGCCCGTTCGGCGTCGGCGGTGAGCGCGGCGCCGAACTCTCGTCCCGCTGGACCCAGACCCTCCTCGACGACCCCAAGAGCGGGGTGGCCGCACCGGCCGGGATGATCCTCGAACCGGTGCAGGGCGAGGGCGGAGTGATCCCCGCCCCCGACGACTGGCTGCGGCGGATGCGCCGGATCACCGCGGACCGCTCGATTCCGCTCATCGCCGACGAAGTACAGACCGGGGTGGGGCGCACCGGTGCTTTCTGGGCGGTCGAGCACAGCGGGATCGTCCCCGACGTGATGGTCCTCTCCAAGGCCATCGGCGGCTCCCTGCCCCTCGCTGTCGTCGTCTACCGCTCGGAGCTGGACGCCTGGGAGCCCGGTGCGCACGCCGGTACCTTCCGCGGCAACCAGCTTGCCATGGCGGCGGGCGCGGCCACCCTGCGCCACGTCCGCGAGAACCGTCTCGCCGAGCGCGCCGCCACCCTGGGCGCTCGGATGCTCGGCCGGCTCCAGGGGCTGGCCGCAGACCACCCACGCATCGGTGACGTCCGCGGCAAGGGCCTCATGATCGGCGTCGAACTCGTCGCCCCGGAAGCGGAGGACCTGACCGCCGCCGGCCCGCCCCCGGCCGACCCCGCCCTCGCCGCCGCGGTGCAGCGGGAGTGCCTCGACCGCGGCCTCATCGTCGAACTCGGCGGCCGCCACAGCAGTGTTGTACGGCTGCTCCCTCCCCTCACCATCACCGACGAACAGGCCGAGGCCGTACTGGACCGTCTCGCCGACGCCCTGAGCGCCGCCGAACGCACGCACCGCCCCCGCGAGACCGGGCCCTCTCACTGA
- the dapF gene encoding diaminopimelate epimerase — protein MERVTTTAQLAYLKGHGTENDFVIVPDPDNTVDLPASAVAALCDRRAGIGGDGLLHVVRSAAHPEARAMAGEAEWFMDYRNGDGSTVEMCGNGVRVFARYLQRAGLVEDGDIAVATRGGVKQVHLAKGADGDITVSMGRAVLPEDGATVTVGGRSWPARNVNMGNPHAVAFVEDLEHAGDLYSPPPFSPATVYPAGANVEFVVDRGERHVAMRVYERGAGETRSCGTGACAVAVAAARRDGADPSVTGAPVTYAVDVLGGRLTITERPDGEIEMTGPAVIVAEGTIDADWWETALD, from the coding sequence ATGGAGCGCGTGACCACCACTGCGCAGCTCGCCTACCTCAAGGGCCACGGGACCGAGAACGACTTCGTGATCGTCCCCGACCCGGACAACACCGTCGACCTGCCCGCGTCCGCCGTCGCCGCGCTCTGCGACCGACGGGCCGGAATCGGCGGGGACGGGCTGCTCCATGTCGTACGGTCGGCCGCGCACCCCGAGGCGCGCGCGATGGCCGGCGAGGCCGAGTGGTTCATGGACTACCGCAACGGGGACGGCTCCACCGTCGAGATGTGCGGCAACGGCGTGCGGGTCTTCGCCCGCTATCTGCAGCGTGCCGGACTCGTGGAGGACGGCGACATCGCGGTCGCCACCCGCGGCGGCGTGAAGCAGGTGCACCTGGCCAAGGGTGCCGACGGCGACATCACCGTCTCCATGGGGCGCGCGGTGCTCCCCGAGGACGGGGCGACCGTCACCGTCGGCGGCCGCAGCTGGCCCGCGCGCAACGTGAACATGGGCAACCCGCACGCGGTGGCCTTCGTCGAGGACCTCGAGCACGCCGGAGACCTTTACTCCCCGCCCCCCTTCAGCCCGGCCACCGTCTATCCGGCGGGGGCCAATGTCGAGTTCGTCGTCGACCGGGGCGAGCGCCACGTGGCGATGCGGGTGTACGAGCGCGGGGCGGGGGAGACCCGGTCCTGCGGCACGGGCGCCTGCGCGGTCGCGGTGGCCGCGGCCCGCAGGGACGGGGCCGACCCGTCGGTCACCGGTGCCCCGGTGACGTACGCCGTGGATGTGCTCGGCGGCCGGCTCACGATCACCGAGCGGCCGGACGGCGAAATCGAGATGACCGGTCCGGCCGTGATCGTGGCCGAAGGGACGATCGATGCCGACTGGTGGGAAACGGCTCTCGACTGA
- the miaA gene encoding tRNA (adenosine(37)-N6)-dimethylallyltransferase MiaA, whose translation MRTAAPAPRVIAVVGPTAAGKSDLGVALARHFGGEVVNADSMQLYRGMDIGTAKLTLPERGGVPHRLLDIWDVTEAASVAEYQRLARAEIDRLLAEGRTPVLVGGSGLYVRGAIDALEFPGTDPDVRARLEEELTLRGPGALHARLAAADPEAGRAILPSNGRRIVRALEVIEITGKPFTANLPGHDSVYDTVQIGVDVARPELDERIALRVDRMWDEGLVDEVKALEAVGLREGRTAARALGYQQVLAALAGECTEEEARAETVRATKRFARRQDSWFRRDPRVHWLSGAAEDRAELPHRALALVERAVTA comes from the coding sequence GTGAGAACTGCAGCTCCCGCACCGCGGGTCATCGCCGTCGTCGGTCCCACCGCGGCCGGAAAGTCCGATCTGGGCGTCGCGCTCGCCCGTCATTTCGGGGGCGAGGTCGTCAACGCCGACTCCATGCAGCTCTACCGGGGGATGGACATCGGCACCGCCAAGCTGACGCTTCCCGAGCGTGGCGGCGTCCCGCACCGGCTCCTCGACATCTGGGACGTGACCGAGGCGGCCAGTGTCGCGGAGTACCAGCGTCTCGCCCGCGCGGAGATCGACCGGCTGCTCGCCGAGGGCCGTACGCCGGTCCTGGTGGGCGGCTCGGGGCTGTACGTCCGCGGGGCCATCGACGCCCTGGAGTTCCCGGGCACCGACCCGGACGTACGCGCACGGCTCGAGGAGGAGCTGACGCTGCGCGGACCCGGCGCGCTGCACGCACGGCTGGCCGCGGCCGACCCGGAGGCCGGGCGGGCGATCCTGCCCAGCAACGGCCGCCGTATCGTCCGGGCACTCGAGGTCATCGAGATCACCGGAAAGCCCTTCACCGCCAACCTCCCCGGTCACGATTCGGTGTACGACACCGTGCAGATCGGCGTCGACGTCGCCCGCCCCGAGCTGGACGAGCGCATCGCGCTGCGCGTCGACCGGATGTGGGACGAGGGCCTGGTCGACGAGGTGAAGGCACTGGAGGCCGTGGGGCTGCGCGAGGGGCGTACGGCAGCACGTGCACTCGGGTACCAGCAGGTGCTCGCCGCCCTCGCGGGGGAGTGCACCGAGGAGGAGGCGCGCGCCGAGACCGTACGCGCCACCAAGCGCTTCGCGCGCCGCCAGGACTCCTGGTTCCGCCGCGACCCCCGTGTGCACTGGCTGAGCGGTGCGGCCGAGGACCGTGCGGAACTCCCGCACCGGGCGCTGGCGTTGGTCGAACGAGCGGTTACAGCCTGA
- a CDS encoding RelA/SpoT family protein, translating into MSAEATNPGAPSRRRGRPRIDLRRLGRAALLGPVSRDRLPDAIGHVAEAHRAHHPDADLAVLRRAYVLAESSHRGQMRKSGEPYITHPLAVTLILAELGAETTTLTASLLHDTVEDTEVTLDQVREQFGEEVCFLVDGVTKLEKVDYGAAAEPETFRKMLVATGNDVRVMSIKLADRLHNMRTLGVMRPEKQARIAKVTRDVLIPLAERLGVQALKTELEDLVFAILHPEEYEHTRALIAADAATADPLAVISEEVTTVLRDAGINAEVLIRPRHFVSVHRVRIKRGELRPTDFGRLLVLVGEDADCYAVLGELHTCFTPVVSEFKDFIATPKFNLYQSLHTAVASPDGSVAEVLIRTHQMHKVAEAGVVALGNPYAPLDPAASAASAEPAEDGERADPTRPGWLSRLLDWQESAPDPDTFWTTLRADLAQDREITVFRSDGSMLGLPAGSSCVDAAYAQYGEAAHACIGARVNGRLATLSTVLIDGDTVQLLLAQDAASGPSPDWLDHARTPGARIAITGWLTAHPEGAAVPAAAPRPPVAEAAAGDAVRPAGAHAVVDLPNATVRLAGCCTPVPPDAVTGFAVRGGAVTVHRARCAAVDRMRAVGREPVAVSWRTTGEVRVTLVAEAFGRPHLLADLTEAIAGAGAAVVSATVEPPSEQRVRHTYTLQLPDSAGLPALMRTMRDVPGVYDVSRAQHPATA; encoded by the coding sequence ATGAGTGCAGAGGCCACCAATCCTGGTGCCCCCAGCCGCCGCCGAGGCCGCCCCAGGATCGACCTCCGCAGGCTCGGCCGGGCCGCGCTGCTCGGTCCGGTCTCGAGGGACCGGCTGCCGGACGCCATCGGCCATGTCGCCGAGGCCCACCGCGCCCATCATCCCGACGCCGATCTGGCCGTCCTGCGCCGGGCGTACGTACTGGCCGAGTCCTCGCACCGCGGACAGATGCGCAAGAGCGGCGAGCCCTACATCACCCATCCGCTGGCCGTGACGCTGATCCTGGCCGAACTGGGCGCCGAGACCACGACCTTGACCGCATCCCTCCTCCACGACACTGTCGAGGACACCGAGGTGACGCTCGATCAGGTGCGGGAGCAGTTCGGCGAGGAGGTCTGCTTCCTCGTCGACGGCGTCACCAAGCTGGAGAAGGTCGACTACGGCGCCGCCGCCGAGCCGGAGACCTTCCGCAAGATGCTCGTCGCCACCGGCAACGACGTCCGCGTCATGTCGATCAAGCTCGCCGACCGGCTGCACAACATGCGCACTCTCGGCGTCATGCGCCCCGAGAAGCAGGCCCGGATCGCCAAGGTCACCCGTGACGTACTGATCCCGCTCGCCGAACGGCTCGGCGTACAGGCGCTCAAGACCGAGCTGGAGGATCTGGTCTTCGCGATCCTCCACCCCGAGGAGTACGAGCACACCCGCGCCCTCATCGCCGCGGACGCCGCGACCGCCGACCCCCTCGCCGTCATCTCCGAAGAGGTCACAACGGTCCTGAGAGACGCCGGTATCAACGCCGAAGTCCTCATCAGGCCACGCCACTTCGTCTCCGTGCACCGGGTGCGGATCAAACGCGGCGAGCTGCGCCCCACCGACTTCGGACGGCTCCTGGTGCTGGTCGGCGAGGACGCCGACTGCTACGCGGTGCTCGGCGAACTCCACACCTGTTTCACCCCGGTGGTCTCGGAGTTCAAGGACTTCATCGCCACGCCCAAGTTCAACCTGTACCAGTCGCTGCACACAGCGGTCGCCAGCCCCGACGGCTCGGTCGCCGAAGTCCTCATCCGTACGCACCAGATGCACAAGGTCGCCGAGGCGGGAGTCGTCGCGCTCGGCAATCCGTACGCACCTCTGGATCCCGCCGCCTCCGCCGCCTCCGCGGAACCCGCCGAGGACGGCGAGCGCGCCGACCCCACGCGGCCCGGCTGGCTCTCGCGGCTCCTCGACTGGCAGGAGTCGGCACCGGACCCCGACACCTTCTGGACCACGCTCCGCGCCGACCTGGCACAGGACCGGGAGATCACCGTCTTCCGCTCCGACGGCTCCATGCTGGGGCTGCCGGCCGGGTCGAGCTGTGTGGACGCGGCGTACGCGCAGTACGGCGAGGCGGCGCACGCCTGTATCGGGGCGCGGGTCAACGGGCGGCTCGCGACCCTCAGCACGGTGCTCATCGACGGCGACACCGTGCAGCTCCTCCTCGCCCAGGACGCCGCTTCGGGGCCCTCGCCCGACTGGCTCGACCATGCCCGTACGCCCGGCGCGCGGATCGCCATCACCGGCTGGCTGACCGCACACCCGGAAGGGGCCGCGGTGCCCGCCGCGGCCCCGCGCCCGCCCGTCGCGGAAGCGGCGGCCGGTGACGCGGTACGTCCGGCGGGCGCCCACGCCGTCGTCGACCTGCCGAACGCGACCGTACGGCTGGCGGGCTGCTGCACCCCCGTGCCGCCCGACGCGGTCACCGGCTTCGCGGTGCGCGGCGGCGCCGTCACGGTGCACCGCGCGCGATGTGCGGCCGTGGACCGGATGCGCGCGGTGGGCCGGGAGCCCGTCGCGGTGAGCTGGCGGACCACCGGCGAGGTGCGGGTCACGCTGGTCGCCGAGGCCTTCGGCCGCCCCCACCTGCTGGCCGACCTCACCGAGGCCATCGCCGGCGCGGGCGCCGCGGTCGTCTCGGCCACCGTGGAACCGCCGAGCGAGCAGCGGGTACGCCACACGTACACGCTCCAACTCCCGGACTCGGCAGGGCTTCCCGCGCTGATGCGCACCATGCGCGACGTTCCCGGGGTGTACGACGTCAGCCGCGCCCAGCATCCGGCCACCGCCTGA
- a CDS encoding gliding motility protein — protein MGVFARFSRKSKAAAEESTADTTVATLTAEPEAEGEAEAAEEAGATEAAAVEGVEIPQQQSAEAAADNKAGEGARK, from the coding sequence ATGGGTGTTTTTGCACGGTTCAGCCGGAAGTCCAAGGCCGCAGCCGAGGAGTCAACCGCAGATACGACGGTCGCCACACTGACGGCCGAGCCGGAGGCGGAGGGCGAGGCGGAAGCAGCGGAGGAGGCCGGCGCCACCGAGGCCGCCGCTGTCGAGGGAGTTGAAATTCCCCAGCAGCAGTCCGCCGAGGCGGCCGCCGACAACAAAGCCGGTGAGGGCGCCCGCAAGTAA
- a CDS encoding M1 family metallopeptidase gives MLHISRPSRRLRAGLLAAASAALVAAALPAPTPLGIGDPLYPSLGNPGYDVLSYDIGLTYGGSNNEPLSAVTVIDARATEALERVNLDFTHGTVSSVEVNGARAAHETTGEDLVVTPAAAVPAGGRLRITVHHTSDPRGAQVGGWVRTGDGLVMANQADAAHRVFPCNDHPSDKAYFTFRVTAPKGLTVVANGLEEARSRHGGNVTSTFRTVHPMATELAQVSIGHSAVLRRTGPHGLPVRDVVPAADRTKMERWLKKTPGQLAWMESKVGPYPFENYGVLIADMNTGFELETQTLSLFERSMFARAEYPEWYVESIMVHELSHHWFGDSVSPRAWSDLWLNEGHATWYEALYAQEQAKQPMERRMHDAYTDSDGWRAAGGPPAEPRRAAPGQQIGIFRPVVYDGSALVLYALRQEIGTGAFEQLERAWVRDYRDKSATTADFAALASRISGRDLSGFFRAWLYAEKTPPMPGHPDWRSDPVKVSRAG, from the coding sequence ATGCTGCACATCTCCCGGCCCTCCCGGCGGCTGCGCGCCGGTCTGCTGGCCGCCGCGTCGGCCGCGCTCGTCGCCGCCGCCCTGCCCGCGCCCACGCCCCTCGGCATCGGCGATCCGCTCTACCCCAGCCTCGGCAACCCCGGCTACGACGTCCTCTCGTACGACATCGGACTCACCTACGGCGGCTCCAACAACGAGCCGCTGTCCGCCGTCACCGTCATCGACGCCCGCGCCACCGAAGCGCTGGAGCGCGTCAACCTCGACTTCACGCACGGCACGGTCTCCTCCGTCGAGGTGAACGGCGCCCGCGCCGCCCACGAGACGACCGGTGAGGATCTGGTCGTCACCCCGGCAGCGGCCGTACCCGCCGGCGGCAGGCTGCGCATCACCGTCCACCACACCAGCGACCCGCGCGGCGCACAGGTCGGCGGCTGGGTGCGCACCGGCGACGGGCTGGTCATGGCCAACCAAGCGGACGCCGCGCACCGGGTCTTCCCCTGCAACGACCACCCCTCCGACAAGGCGTACTTCACCTTCCGCGTGACCGCGCCGAAGGGTCTCACCGTGGTCGCGAACGGGCTGGAGGAGGCGCGGAGCCGACACGGCGGCAACGTCACGTCCACGTTCCGGACCGTGCACCCCATGGCGACCGAGCTGGCCCAGGTGTCCATCGGGCACTCCGCCGTACTGCGCCGCACGGGACCGCACGGGCTGCCGGTCCGCGACGTGGTCCCCGCCGCCGACCGCACGAAGATGGAGCGGTGGCTGAAGAAGACCCCCGGCCAGCTCGCGTGGATGGAGTCGAAGGTCGGTCCGTACCCCTTCGAGAACTACGGGGTCCTGATCGCCGACATGAACACCGGCTTCGAGCTGGAGACGCAGACGCTGTCGCTCTTCGAGCGCTCGATGTTCGCCCGGGCCGAGTACCCGGAGTGGTACGTCGAGTCGATCATGGTCCACGAGCTGTCCCACCACTGGTTCGGCGACAGTGTCTCGCCGCGCGCCTGGTCCGACCTGTGGCTCAACGAAGGCCATGCGACCTGGTATGAAGCGCTCTATGCGCAGGAGCAGGCCAAGCAGCCGATGGAGCGGCGCATGCACGACGCCTACACGGACTCGGACGGCTGGCGGGCCGCGGGCGGGCCGCCGGCGGAGCCGCGCCGTGCGGCGCCGGGGCAGCAGATCGGCATCTTCCGGCCGGTCGTGTACGACGGCAGCGCGCTGGTGCTCTACGCGCTGCGCCAGGAGATCGGCACCGGCGCCTTCGAGCAGCTGGAGCGGGCGTGGGTGCGCGACTACCGGGACAAGTCCGCGACCACCGCGGACTTCGCGGCGCTGGCGTCGCGGATCTCCGGGCGCGATCTCTCCGGGTTCTTCCGGGCCTGGCTGTACGCGGAGAAGACGCCGCCGATGCCCGGCCACCCGGACTGGCGGAGCGACCCGGTGAAGGTCTCCCGGGCGGGGTAA
- a CDS encoding trypsin-like serine peptidase yields MRPIRPALAAVGLTAVLALAATACGPGDDNAGDKPSGSTASSSSDGIQIPDDIKDRLKEHGFDLDKWKDGEWKNWDKDKWLREAQDFINPIIDGLWDPDRMKGADKQPQQPVPNDISGDKGITDPVPAPVTAQELNSPYHKSLPALGKVIFDTPEGQAVCSGTVVKDPAHPGKSNLVWTAGHCVHAGAKGGWYRNIIFVPSYNDGGKSAAELPKPTREQLAPYGVFWADGAQTSDQWIAGGGPSGGAGAPYDFAVLHVAPEKGSTKSLEETTGSAVSVDFNAPAVPKIASMSANGYPAAKPFDGQKLFRCADKPGRLSLAQNDPTMYRLGCTMTGGSSGGGWLTTGQDGQPALVSNTSIGPVESGWLAGPRLGKEAKQVYEAQSKKFANK; encoded by the coding sequence ATGCGACCGATACGCCCAGCCTTGGCAGCAGTCGGGCTGACTGCCGTACTGGCTCTTGCCGCGACCGCGTGCGGCCCGGGCGACGACAACGCCGGTGACAAGCCCAGCGGTTCGACGGCCTCCTCCTCGTCCGACGGCATCCAGATCCCGGACGACATCAAGGACCGGCTGAAGGAGCACGGCTTCGACCTGGACAAGTGGAAGGACGGCGAGTGGAAGAACTGGGACAAGGACAAGTGGCTCCGCGAGGCCCAGGACTTCATCAACCCGATCATTGACGGTCTGTGGGACCCGGACCGGATGAAGGGCGCCGACAAGCAGCCGCAGCAGCCCGTCCCCAATGACATCTCGGGCGACAAGGGCATCACCGACCCGGTCCCGGCCCCCGTGACCGCGCAGGAGCTCAACTCCCCGTACCACAAGAGCCTTCCGGCGCTCGGCAAGGTCATCTTCGACACCCCCGAGGGCCAGGCGGTCTGCTCGGGCACCGTCGTGAAGGACCCGGCCCATCCCGGCAAGTCCAACCTGGTGTGGACTGCCGGTCACTGCGTCCACGCCGGCGCCAAGGGCGGCTGGTACCGCAACATCATCTTCGTGCCGTCGTACAACGACGGCGGCAAGTCGGCCGCGGAGCTGCCGAAGCCGACCCGGGAGCAGCTCGCTCCCTACGGCGTCTTCTGGGCGGACGGGGCGCAGACCTCCGACCAGTGGATCGCGGGCGGCGGCCCGAGCGGAGGCGCGGGCGCTCCGTACGACTTCGCCGTGCTGCACGTGGCCCCCGAGAAGGGATCCACCAAGTCCCTTGAGGAGACGACCGGTTCGGCTGTCTCTGTGGACTTCAACGCTCCTGCCGTACCCAAGATCGCCAGCATGTCGGCGAACGGCTATCCGGCGGCCAAGCCCTTCGACGGCCAGAAGCTGTTCCGGTGCGCCGACAAGCCGGGCCGTCTCTCCCTCGCGCAGAACGACCCGACGATGTACCGCCTCGGCTGCACGATGACCGGCGGTTCCTCCGGCGGTGGCTGGCTCACCACGGGCCAGGACGGTCAGCCCGCGCTGGTCTCGAACACCTCGATCGGCCCGGTGGAGTCCGGCTGGCTGGCCGGTCCGCGCCTCGGCAAGGAGGCCAAGCAGGTCTACGAGGCGCAGAGCAAGAAGTTCGCCAACAAGTAG